A stretch of the Kushneria konosiri genome encodes the following:
- the tkt gene encoding transketolase, producing the protein MTSRRHLANAIRALSMDAVQKANSGHPGMPMGMADIAEVLWNDHLRHNPANPDWAERDRFILSNGHGSMLHYSLLHLTGYDLPMEELKNFRQLGSKTPGHPEHGYTQGIETTTGPLGQGLANAVGMAVAERTLAAQFNRDGHDIINHRTWVFAGDGCLMEGISHEACSLAGTLGLGNLVVFYDDNGISIDGEVEGWFTDDTATRFEAYHWNVIRDVDGHDAEQIDAAIREAKEVTDKPTLIICKTVIGFGSPNKAGKEESHGAALGEEEVEAARKQLGWEYGAFEIPDDIYKAWDARDKGQQLEDEYKQKMAAYEKAHPELARELQRRYDGKLPENFDGDALIKRAQEKSETTASRKASLGVLNELAPELPELFGGSADLAPSNLTLWKGAKAVSKDNFNGSYLHYGVREFGMGAIANGIATHGGFIPYDATFLVFMEYMHNAVRMSALSHTRILHIFTHDSIGLGEDGPTHQPVEQLADLRNLPGLATWRPCDATETAASWVEGLMRETGPTALIFSRQDLPAQSRNDEQLKNIRRGGYVLKDAEGGQPDLILIATGSEVGLAMDAAKELEGKGQKVRVVSMPCTIQFDEQDESYRESVLPNAVRKRMAIEAAIPSTWYKYVGLDGHVFGMTTYGESGKAGDLFKHFGFTVEKVVERAEQMLKA; encoded by the coding sequence ATGACCTCGCGTCGTCACCTCGCCAATGCCATCCGTGCACTTTCGATGGATGCCGTGCAAAAGGCCAACTCCGGCCACCCGGGCATGCCGATGGGCATGGCTGACATCGCAGAAGTGCTCTGGAACGATCACCTCAGACACAATCCGGCCAACCCGGACTGGGCTGAGCGCGACCGCTTCATTCTCTCCAACGGCCACGGCTCGATGCTGCACTATTCGCTGCTGCACCTGACCGGCTATGACCTGCCGATGGAAGAACTCAAGAACTTCCGTCAGCTGGGCTCAAAGACCCCTGGACACCCGGAACACGGCTATACCCAGGGTATCGAGACCACCACCGGGCCGCTGGGTCAGGGTCTGGCCAACGCCGTCGGCATGGCAGTCGCTGAACGTACACTGGCCGCCCAGTTCAATCGTGACGGTCACGACATCATCAATCACCGCACCTGGGTCTTCGCCGGTGACGGCTGTCTGATGGAAGGCATCAGCCATGAGGCCTGCTCGCTGGCCGGCACGCTGGGTCTGGGCAATCTGGTCGTGTTCTATGATGACAACGGCATCTCGATTGATGGCGAAGTCGAAGGCTGGTTCACCGACGATACCGCTACCCGCTTTGAGGCCTATCACTGGAACGTCATCCGTGACGTCGACGGCCACGATGCCGAGCAGATCGACGCCGCCATCCGTGAAGCCAAGGAAGTCACCGACAAGCCGACGCTGATCATCTGCAAGACCGTGATCGGCTTTGGTTCGCCCAACAAGGCGGGCAAGGAAGAAAGCCACGGTGCAGCGCTGGGCGAAGAAGAAGTCGAAGCCGCACGCAAGCAGCTGGGCTGGGAATACGGCGCGTTCGAAATTCCCGACGATATCTACAAGGCGTGGGATGCCCGCGACAAGGGCCAGCAGCTCGAAGACGAGTACAAGCAGAAGATGGCCGCCTATGAAAAGGCCCATCCGGAACTCGCCAGGGAACTTCAGCGCCGCTACGACGGCAAGCTGCCGGAGAACTTTGACGGCGATGCCCTGATCAAGCGTGCTCAGGAAAAATCCGAAACCACCGCCTCGCGCAAGGCATCCCTTGGTGTGCTCAACGAGCTGGCGCCGGAGCTGCCTGAACTCTTCGGTGGCAGTGCCGACCTGGCACCGTCCAACCTGACCCTGTGGAAAGGCGCCAAGGCCGTCAGCAAGGACAACTTCAACGGCAGCTACCTGCACTATGGTGTACGTGAGTTCGGCATGGGCGCGATTGCCAACGGCATCGCCACCCACGGCGGCTTCATCCCCTATGACGCCACCTTCCTGGTGTTCATGGAGTACATGCACAACGCTGTACGCATGTCGGCCCTGTCGCACACCCGCATCCTGCACATCTTCACCCACGACTCCATCGGTCTGGGCGAGGACGGCCCGACGCACCAGCCGGTCGAGCAACTGGCCGATCTACGCAACCTGCCGGGTCTGGCCACATGGCGCCCCTGTGACGCCACCGAAACCGCAGCCTCCTGGGTGGAAGGTCTGATGCGTGAAACCGGCCCCACGGCGCTGATCTTCTCGCGTCAGGACCTGCCGGCCCAGTCTCGCAACGACGAGCAGCTCAAGAACATCCGCCGCGGTGGCTACGTCCTCAAGGACGCCGAAGGCGGCCAGCCGGACCTGATCCTGATCGCCACCGGCTCCGAAGTGGGTCTGGCGATGGACGCTGCCAAGGAACTCGAAGGCAAGGGCCAAAAGGTTCGTGTGGTCTCCATGCCCTGCACTATCCAGTTCGATGAGCAGGACGAGTCGTATCGCGAGTCCGTACTGCCCAATGCCGTGCGCAAGCGCATGGCGATCGAAGCCGCCATTCCGTCGACCTGGTACAAGTACGTCGGTCTCGATGGTCATGTGTTTGGCATGACCACCTACGGCGAATCCGGCAAGGCGGGTGATCTGTTCAAGCACTTCGGCTTTACCGTTGAGAAGGTGGTCGAGCGCGCAGAGCAGATGCTCAAGGCATAA
- a CDS encoding class I fructose-bisphosphate aldolase: MTDIARLLGEEADSLLNHTCAGFKKEDLHLPGPDFVNRVMMDSSRSPHVLRNMQTIFNHGRLGGTGYVSMLPVDQGIEHSAGASFAPNPQYFDPKNIVELAIDGGCNCVASTLGVLSSVARRYAHRIPMMVKLNHNETLTYPAIYDQTLFAQVEQAHDMGCVAVGATIYFGSPESRRQIQEISEAFERAHELGMVTVLWSYLRNPEFKKNGVDYHVSSDLTSQAVHLAATINADIVKQKLPENNGGYRAVGFGHTHDRIYDELVSDNPIDWARYQVVNSFMGRAGLINSGGGSKGHSDMGEAVRTAVINKRAGGMGLISGRKAFQKTREEGVALLNAIQDVYLDKDVTIA; encoded by the coding sequence ATGACAGATATCGCCAGGCTGCTGGGAGAGGAAGCGGATAGCCTGTTGAACCATACCTGTGCCGGTTTCAAGAAAGAGGACCTGCACCTGCCTGGTCCCGACTTCGTTAATCGGGTCATGATGGACAGCAGCCGCTCACCGCACGTACTGCGTAACATGCAGACAATCTTCAACCATGGTCGACTCGGCGGCACGGGCTACGTCAGCATGCTGCCGGTCGATCAGGGCATCGAGCACTCGGCAGGCGCTTCCTTTGCGCCCAATCCGCAGTATTTTGACCCGAAAAACATCGTTGAGCTGGCCATTGATGGCGGCTGCAACTGCGTGGCCTCCACGCTGGGTGTGCTGTCCTCCGTGGCGCGTCGCTATGCACACCGCATCCCGATGATGGTCAAGCTCAACCACAATGAGACGCTGACCTATCCGGCCATCTACGACCAGACGCTGTTTGCGCAGGTCGAGCAGGCCCATGACATGGGCTGTGTCGCGGTTGGTGCCACCATCTACTTCGGTTCGCCGGAAAGCCGTCGCCAGATTCAGGAAATCAGCGAAGCGTTCGAGCGGGCGCATGAGCTGGGCATGGTGACCGTACTGTGGTCCTACCTGCGTAACCCCGAGTTCAAGAAAAACGGCGTCGACTATCACGTCTCTTCTGACCTCACCAGTCAGGCCGTGCATCTGGCCGCGACCATCAATGCCGATATCGTCAAGCAGAAGCTGCCGGAGAACAACGGTGGCTATCGTGCGGTCGGCTTCGGTCATACCCATGACCGTATTTATGACGAGCTTGTCAGCGATAACCCGATCGACTGGGCGCGCTATCAGGTCGTCAACAGCTTCATGGGCCGTGCCGGACTGATCAACTCCGGTGGTGGCTCCAAGGGCCATTCCGACATGGGTGAAGCGGTCCGTACTGCCGTCATCAACAAGCGTGCCGGTGGCATGGGTCTGATTTCCGGCCGCAAGGCGTTCCAGAAGACGCGTGAAGAGGGCGTGGCCCTGCTGAATGCCATTCAGGATGTCTATCTCGACAAGGATGTCACCATCGCCTGA
- a CDS encoding phosphoglycerate kinase, producing the protein MTVRKMSELNLAGQRVLIRQDLNVPIKDGKVTSDARIRASLPTIRTALEQNARIMLMSHLGRPTEGEPNDEESLAPVANHLGELLGMTVRLERDYLEQDPEVQEGEVVLLENVRFNKGEKKDDETLAKKYASLCDIYVMDAFGTAHRAQASTHGVARFAPDACAGPLLSSELDALEKALSSPKRPMVAIVGGSKVSTKLDVLNALSEKCDQLIVGGGIANTFIAAAGYNVGKSLYEADLVDQAKALMDKVNVPLPIDVVVATEFSDKAEAVTRNVDEVRDDEMILDVGPQTAQTYADALREAGTILWNGPAGVFEIEQFSAGTKAMAHAIADSNGFSIAGGGDTLAAIDQFGVTDRISYISTGGGAFLEYVEGKTLPAVSALRDAVR; encoded by the coding sequence ATGACTGTGCGCAAGATGTCCGAGCTGAACCTCGCCGGCCAGCGCGTCCTGATTCGTCAGGACCTCAACGTGCCGATCAAGGATGGAAAGGTCACCTCGGATGCCCGCATTCGTGCCAGCCTGCCCACCATTCGCACGGCGCTTGAACAAAACGCTCGTATCATGCTGATGAGTCACCTGGGACGCCCCACTGAAGGGGAGCCCAATGATGAGGAGTCACTGGCCCCGGTGGCCAACCACCTGGGCGAACTGCTGGGCATGACGGTCCGTCTGGAGCGCGACTATCTGGAGCAGGACCCTGAGGTGCAGGAAGGAGAAGTTGTCCTGCTGGAAAACGTGCGCTTCAACAAGGGCGAGAAAAAGGATGACGAGACACTGGCGAAAAAATACGCCAGCCTCTGCGACATCTACGTGATGGATGCCTTCGGCACCGCCCACCGCGCCCAGGCCTCGACCCATGGTGTGGCCCGCTTTGCACCGGATGCCTGCGCCGGCCCGCTGCTCTCTTCGGAGCTGGACGCCCTTGAAAAGGCCCTGTCCAGTCCTAAGCGTCCGATGGTCGCCATCGTCGGCGGCTCCAAGGTCTCGACCAAGCTGGACGTGCTCAATGCGCTGTCCGAGAAATGTGATCAGCTGATCGTGGGCGGCGGCATCGCCAATACCTTCATCGCGGCCGCGGGCTATAACGTCGGCAAGTCGCTGTATGAAGCCGACCTGGTAGATCAGGCCAAAGCACTCATGGACAAGGTCAACGTGCCCCTGCCCATCGATGTGGTCGTGGCCACCGAGTTTTCCGACAAGGCCGAGGCGGTGACCCGCAACGTCGATGAGGTGCGCGATGACGAGATGATTCTCGATGTCGGCCCGCAGACCGCGCAGACCTACGCCGACGCCCTGCGCGAAGCCGGCACCATCCTCTGGAACGGCCCGGCCGGCGTGTTCGAAATCGAGCAGTTCAGTGCCGGAACGAAGGCCATGGCACACGCCATCGCCGACAGCAACGGCTTCTCGATCGCCGGCGGCGGTGACACCCTGGCAGCGATCGATCAGTTCGGCGTCACCGACCGGATCTCCTATATTTCCACCGGCGGCGGTGCCTTCCTCGAGTACGTGGAAGGCAAGACCCTGCCGGCCGTCAGCGCTCTGCGAGACGCCGTCAGATAA